A part of Oncorhynchus kisutch isolate 150728-3 linkage group LG2, Okis_V2, whole genome shotgun sequence genomic DNA contains:
- the LOC109906672 gene encoding trypsin-2-like, whose product MISLVFVLLIGAAFATEDDKIVGGYECKAYSQPHQVSLNSGYHFCGGSLVNENWVVSAAHCYKTRVEVRLGEHNIQVTEGNEQFISSSHVIPHPNYSSYNINNDIMLIKLSKPATLNTYVQPVALPGSCAPAGTMCTVSGWGNTMSSTADSDKLQCLNIPILSYSDCNNSYPGMITNAMFCAGYLEGGKDSCQGDSGGPVVCNGELQGVVSWGYGCAEPGNPGVYAKVCIFNDWLTSTMATY is encoded by the exons ATGATTTCTCTGGTCTTTGTTCTGCTCATTGGAGCCGCTT TTGCCACGGAGGACGACAAGATCGTCGGAGGGTATGAGTGCAAGGCCTACTCCCAgccccaccaggtgtctctgaACTCTGGGTACCACTTCTGTGGTGGTTCCCTGGTCAATGAGAACTGGGTTGTGTCTGCAGCTCACTGCTACAAGAC ccgTGTGGAGGTGCGTCTGGGCGAGCATAACATCCAGGTGACTGAGGGTAACGAGCAGTTCATCTCTTCTTCCCACGTCATCCCTCACCCCAACTACAGCTCCTATAACATCAACAATGACATCATGCTGATCAAGCTGAGCAAACCCGCCACCCTCAACACCTACGTGCAGCCTGTTGCTCTGCCCGGCAGCTGTGCCCCCGCTGGCACCATGTGTACCGTCTCTGGATGGGGCAACACCATGAGCTCTA CTGCTGACAGCGACAAGCTGCAGTGCCTGAACATCCCCATCCTGTCCTACAGCGACTGTAACAACTCCTACCCTGGCATGATCACCAACGCCATGTTCTGTGCTGGATACCTGGAGGGAGGCAAGGACTCTTGCCAG ggtgacTCCGGTGGCCCAGTGGTGTGCAACGGTGAGCTCCAGGGTGTTGTGTCCTGGGGTTACGGCTGTGCCGAGCCCGGTAACCCCGGTGTCTACGCCAAG GTGTGCATCTTCAACGACTGGCTGACCAGCACCATGGCCACCTACTAA